A stretch of Microbacterium sp. LWH3-1.2 DNA encodes these proteins:
- a CDS encoding AraC family transcriptional regulator, whose amino-acid sequence MGGDAFLAPSSAIVTPNIIRHLLLVADDHGVSLERALRSASLTRATVDSAALRVSYRQGRIIIEKALELIPVAALGLEVGRRQPITASGLLGLAMMSSATLLDAVRIGLRFQNLAGSMVRWQSAVEVASVVVTATVPDVGSPVGRFLIEEGFANITRMAQDVARITAPRQIQLAFAPERDPRVYAEHFGCAVEFSTDRNAWHVPLQTANEPLPTAEPWTLRETVALLEARMGTIAQRQELVAVLAAHIEDALPEVRPFAEYGHLLAMSERTLRRRLVEVGSSYSQVVDDVRKRLATELFAEPAYNAAEIAYRLGYDDERSLRRSTLRWFGLSPKALRAAAHGTETSPAG is encoded by the coding sequence ATGGGAGGAGATGCGTTCCTCGCGCCGTCGTCGGCGATCGTCACGCCGAACATCATCCGGCACCTGCTGCTGGTCGCCGACGATCATGGGGTGTCCCTGGAGCGCGCGCTCCGGTCGGCCTCGCTGACGCGCGCCACCGTGGACTCGGCCGCACTGAGGGTCTCGTACCGGCAGGGGCGGATCATCATCGAGAAGGCGCTCGAACTGATCCCGGTCGCGGCACTCGGGCTCGAGGTCGGCCGCCGGCAGCCCATCACCGCCTCCGGACTCCTGGGCCTGGCGATGATGTCGAGCGCCACGCTGCTCGATGCGGTGCGCATCGGCTTGCGGTTCCAGAACCTCGCCGGGTCGATGGTGCGCTGGCAGTCCGCCGTCGAAGTGGCATCTGTCGTCGTGACAGCCACAGTGCCCGACGTCGGCTCACCCGTGGGACGGTTCCTCATCGAGGAGGGGTTCGCCAACATCACCCGCATGGCGCAGGATGTCGCCCGCATCACGGCCCCGCGACAGATCCAGCTCGCGTTCGCGCCGGAGCGGGATCCGCGTGTGTACGCCGAGCACTTCGGCTGCGCGGTCGAGTTCTCCACCGACCGCAACGCGTGGCACGTGCCGTTGCAGACCGCGAATGAGCCCCTGCCGACCGCCGAGCCGTGGACCTTGCGGGAGACCGTGGCCCTGCTGGAGGCCCGCATGGGAACCATCGCGCAGCGGCAGGAACTCGTCGCCGTCCTCGCCGCCCACATCGAGGATGCCCTTCCCGAGGTCCGTCCGTTCGCGGAGTACGGTCATCTGCTGGCCATGAGCGAACGCACCCTGCGCCGCAGACTCGTCGAGGTGGGATCGAGCTACTCGCAAGTGGTCGACGATGTCCGCAAGCGGCTGGCCACCGAGCTCTTCGCCGAGCCCGCGTACAACGCCGCGGAGATCGCGTACCGGCTCGGGTACGACGACGAGCGCTCGCTCCGACGCAGCACGCTCCGGTGGTTCGGTCTGTCGCCGAAGGCGCTGCGCGCTGCGGCCCACGGCACCGAGACCTCCCCCGCCGGATGA
- a CDS encoding flavin-containing monooxygenase: MSDPIPPSATPSRGHEPSVCVIGAGPAGLAVARALSERGIEYVHLERHSHVGGLWDIENPGTPLYESAHFISSRTVSGFSGFAMPEDYPDYPRHDQILAYLRAFSDAYGLTERIRFGSAVEAVERLGDFWQVRLEDGTTNVHSHVIVCTGSQWHPFTPDVPGSYTGEIRHSLEYRSPREFEGKRVLVVGGGNSGCDIACDAARSAKRAVISLRRGYWFIPKHVFGLPSDIVGGKGSFLPKPLERAILQPMLRLLTGDPTRLGLQKPDHRLFETHPVVNSMLLHHLQHGDVVARPDIRHTDELTVEFADGTAEEFDVILLATGYRHRVPVAQEYFGDEQHPELYLNCSSREHPGLFAVGFIETNSGAYHLFDRQAHLLAAFIDGQRSGTASAREFDRLRREDDPDLSDGLRFDSSPRHRGYVDADAYVRHLTKLSRRLGWPLEGTAPPVPAPDPERAREHTEARA, encoded by the coding sequence ATGTCCGATCCGATCCCACCCAGCGCGACCCCCTCGCGAGGCCATGAGCCGTCGGTCTGCGTGATCGGCGCCGGACCGGCCGGGCTCGCCGTCGCAAGGGCCCTGAGCGAGCGCGGCATCGAGTATGTGCATCTCGAGCGGCATTCGCACGTCGGCGGCCTCTGGGACATCGAGAACCCGGGAACGCCGCTGTACGAATCGGCGCATTTCATCTCCAGCCGCACGGTGTCGGGGTTCTCCGGCTTCGCGATGCCGGAGGACTACCCGGACTATCCGCGACACGACCAGATCCTCGCGTACCTTCGCGCGTTCAGTGACGCCTACGGACTGACCGAGCGGATCCGCTTCGGTTCGGCGGTCGAGGCCGTCGAGCGCCTGGGCGACTTCTGGCAGGTGCGCCTGGAAGACGGCACCACGAACGTGCACAGCCACGTGATCGTCTGCACGGGCAGCCAGTGGCATCCTTTCACGCCCGATGTCCCCGGGAGCTATACGGGTGAGATCCGTCACAGCCTCGAATACCGCTCGCCGAGGGAGTTCGAGGGCAAGCGGGTGCTCGTCGTGGGCGGAGGCAACTCCGGGTGCGACATCGCTTGTGATGCTGCTCGCTCGGCAAAGCGGGCGGTCATCAGCCTGCGACGCGGGTACTGGTTCATTCCCAAGCACGTCTTCGGGCTGCCGTCGGACATCGTGGGCGGGAAGGGCTCGTTCCTGCCGAAGCCGCTGGAGCGCGCCATCCTCCAACCGATGCTGCGTCTGCTCACCGGCGACCCCACGCGACTCGGGCTGCAGAAGCCCGACCACAGACTCTTCGAGACGCATCCGGTCGTCAACTCGATGCTTCTGCACCACCTGCAGCACGGCGACGTCGTTGCGCGGCCGGACATCCGACACACGGACGAGCTGACCGTCGAGTTCGCCGACGGCACGGCGGAGGAGTTCGACGTCATCCTCCTGGCGACCGGCTACCGGCACCGGGTTCCGGTCGCGCAGGAGTACTTCGGCGATGAGCAGCACCCCGAGCTGTACCTGAACTGCTCGTCCCGCGAGCACCCCGGGCTCTTCGCGGTCGGGTTCATCGAGACCAATAGTGGCGCGTACCACCTCTTCGACCGGCAGGCGCACCTGCTGGCCGCGTTCATCGATGGGCAGCGGTCCGGCACGGCGTCGGCTCGCGAATTCGACCGGCTCAGGCGTGAGGATGACCCGGACCTGTCGGACGGCCTCCGCTTCGACTCGTCGCCCCGCCACCGCGGGTACGTCGACGCGGATGCCTACGTGAGGCACCTGACGAAGCTGTCGCGCCGCCTCGGCTGGCCTCTCGAAGGAACGGCACCGCCCGTCCCCGCCCCCGATCCCGAGCGCGCCCGCGAGCACACGGAGGCGAGAGCATGA
- a CDS encoding SDR family NAD(P)-dependent oxidoreductase, whose translation MSYDCRNKVIVITGGAGGIARAFSAKAAARGAILMLVDIRAEAADRAAAALSGAGHRGFACDLTDDEQVERMMQEIAATYGRIDVLVNNVGMTSAERFDVRSVASIRLETEVNLLSPLVLTRLAIPLLHRAPDPRIITTVSLGGIFPLGETPIYTASKFGLRGAMLSIGLDLRRTGILAGSVLPSATDTRMLRQEAIDGGNSLQFQDPPQPPDAVARAMMRMLDKPRLEIYPKPSESMLVRLAMLAPNALPSLMRGFRRRGERGMARYLEQLQRDGHVVRGESELVLTEETV comes from the coding sequence ATGAGCTACGACTGCCGCAACAAGGTGATCGTGATCACCGGCGGGGCCGGCGGTATCGCCCGCGCCTTCTCCGCGAAGGCTGCCGCGCGTGGCGCCATCCTCATGCTCGTCGACATCCGGGCCGAGGCCGCGGACCGGGCCGCCGCCGCGCTGTCGGGAGCCGGGCACCGAGGGTTCGCCTGCGACCTCACCGACGATGAGCAGGTCGAGCGGATGATGCAGGAGATCGCCGCAACGTACGGACGCATCGACGTCCTGGTCAACAACGTCGGGATGACGAGCGCGGAGCGGTTCGACGTCCGATCGGTCGCCAGCATCCGCCTCGAGACCGAGGTCAACTTGCTCTCTCCGCTCGTGCTCACCCGGCTCGCGATCCCCCTCCTGCACCGGGCGCCGGATCCCCGGATCATCACCACCGTCTCGCTCGGTGGCATCTTCCCGCTCGGTGAGACACCCATCTACACGGCCTCGAAGTTCGGTCTGCGCGGGGCCATGCTCTCGATCGGGCTGGACCTGCGGCGGACCGGCATCCTCGCCGGGTCGGTGCTGCCCTCGGCCACCGACACGAGGATGCTTCGGCAGGAGGCGATCGACGGCGGCAACTCGCTGCAGTTCCAGGACCCGCCCCAGCCCCCCGACGCCGTCGCGCGCGCGATGATGCGCATGCTGGACAAGCCGAGGCTCGAGATCTACCCGAAGCCCTCGGAATCGATGCTCGTCCGGTTGGCGATGCTGGCCCCGAACGCCCTGCCGAGCCTCATGCGCGGATTCCGGCGCCGCGGCGAGCGCGGCATGGCTCGATACCTCGAGCAGCTGCAGCGCGACGGACACGTCGTACGCGGGGAGAGCGAGCTCGTGCTCACGGAGGAGACGGTGTGA
- a CDS encoding aldehyde dehydrogenase family protein, with translation MSARVISLRSPADGTALGEVPITSEAEVREASRLAEATYRSGRWSRLAPRGRAAVLLRLADLMQRDLTLLARLDCEDAGKPITECLQNDVPSSIESIRWFAEAVDKQYGRTSSAGGDVLAFTEREPFGVVAAILPWNYPLAMAAWKVGPALAAGNSLILKPADATPRSVLHLADLAAEAGLPDGVLQVLPGDGPTTGAALADDPIIGALSFTGSTTTGRSILIASARSNLKRVSLEMGGKSPQILMDDALAFGDDLIDGMIESAFLTSGQNCTAGSRILVHESIHDAVVERFAAAAARLRVGHPADPATRLGPVIDARSAERILGAIDQSRREGATVVTGGREVGIAPGGHYLSPTVLTGIAPDAEITQQELFGPVVTIQSFRTRAEAIEHANDIPYGLAASVWTTRLDDALVLARGVEAGLISVGEYSEGDLTVPFGGWKQSGFGGAEKSLRAFEQWTREKSVWIRHRGA, from the coding sequence GTGAGCGCGCGCGTCATCTCTCTCCGTTCCCCCGCAGACGGCACCGCGCTGGGCGAAGTGCCCATCACCTCGGAGGCGGAGGTGCGAGAGGCGAGCCGGCTTGCCGAGGCGACGTACCGCTCGGGCCGCTGGTCGCGACTGGCGCCGCGAGGCCGCGCAGCGGTGCTCCTGCGCCTGGCCGACCTGATGCAGCGCGACTTGACGCTGCTCGCCCGCCTCGACTGCGAGGATGCCGGCAAGCCCATCACGGAGTGCCTGCAGAACGACGTGCCCTCCTCGATCGAGTCGATCCGATGGTTCGCCGAAGCAGTCGACAAGCAGTACGGGCGCACCTCATCGGCGGGCGGAGACGTGCTGGCCTTCACGGAACGCGAGCCGTTCGGCGTCGTCGCGGCGATCCTGCCGTGGAACTACCCGCTCGCAATGGCGGCGTGGAAGGTCGGACCGGCGCTCGCCGCAGGCAACTCCCTCATTCTGAAGCCCGCCGACGCGACCCCCAGGTCGGTCCTTCACCTCGCCGACCTCGCCGCGGAGGCCGGCCTTCCGGATGGCGTGCTCCAGGTTCTCCCGGGCGACGGGCCGACCACGGGTGCCGCCCTCGCCGACGATCCGATCATCGGCGCGCTCTCGTTCACCGGATCGACCACGACCGGACGATCCATCCTGATCGCGTCGGCGCGCAGCAACCTCAAGCGGGTCAGCCTCGAGATGGGCGGCAAGAGCCCGCAGATCCTCATGGACGATGCGCTCGCGTTCGGAGACGATCTGATCGACGGCATGATCGAGTCGGCGTTCCTCACCTCAGGGCAGAACTGCACCGCGGGGTCGCGGATCCTCGTGCACGAGTCCATCCACGACGCGGTCGTCGAGCGATTCGCCGCCGCGGCAGCGCGGCTGCGCGTGGGGCACCCCGCCGACCCGGCCACCCGACTCGGGCCCGTCATCGACGCTCGCTCGGCCGAACGCATCCTCGGTGCGATCGATCAGAGCCGTCGCGAGGGTGCGACCGTGGTCACGGGTGGGAGGGAGGTCGGCATCGCCCCGGGCGGCCACTACCTCTCCCCGACCGTGCTCACCGGCATCGCCCCCGACGCCGAGATCACGCAGCAGGAGCTGTTCGGTCCTGTCGTGACCATTCAGTCGTTCCGCACGAGGGCCGAAGCGATCGAGCACGCCAACGACATCCCGTACGGCCTTGCGGCATCCGTCTGGACGACTCGACTCGACGACGCCCTCGTGCTCGCCCGCGGGGTCGAGGCAGGGCTCATCTCGGTCGGCGAGTACAGCGAGGGCGACCTGACGGTGCCCTTCGGCGGCTGGAAGCAGTCCGGCTTCGGCGGAGCCGAGAAGTCGCTGCGAGCCTTCGAGCAGTGGACCCGCGAGAAATCCGTCTGGATCAGGCACCGCGGGGCATGA
- a CDS encoding TetR family transcriptional regulator: protein MRSSSRTDILDAAVRVVNAAGGIDITYESVSREAGLTKAGLMYHFPTKDALMIGVIEHVVDRWQAELLGVLGRPLEESTLTERVRAFVVFASEGGVTQGEFTVFAEAVRRPLLAAPWLTYLKTWFGFGQSDDETGVLTAWLAANGLWIAEATGILEVSDAQRASLVARLEALIGEETA from the coding sequence ATGAGAAGCAGTTCCCGCACCGACATCCTGGATGCCGCGGTCCGCGTGGTGAACGCGGCCGGCGGCATCGACATCACCTACGAGTCGGTCTCTCGCGAGGCCGGACTCACCAAAGCCGGTCTGATGTATCACTTCCCCACGAAGGATGCGCTCATGATCGGCGTCATCGAGCACGTGGTCGATCGCTGGCAGGCCGAGCTCCTCGGCGTGCTCGGTCGCCCGCTCGAGGAATCGACGCTCACGGAACGAGTGCGCGCCTTCGTGGTCTTCGCCAGCGAGGGCGGCGTGACGCAGGGCGAGTTCACGGTGTTCGCCGAGGCAGTGCGCCGGCCTCTCCTGGCGGCTCCGTGGCTGACGTATCTGAAGACATGGTTCGGCTTCGGGCAATCCGATGACGAGACGGGCGTGCTGACGGCATGGCTCGCTGCGAACGGGCTCTGGATCGCCGAAGCCACGGGCATCCTGGAGGTCTCCGATGCGCAGCGCGCTTCCCTGGTCGCACGTCTCGAAGCGCTGATCGGGGAGGAGACCGCGTGA
- a CDS encoding DMT family transporter, protein MRNWLILAAAIVLEVTATLALRAAIEQPWWAILTVAGYVGAFVALSLLLRLGAKIGIVYGIWAASGVVLTAVIAAVLFGEPLTLAIGIGIALVIGGVLLVETGHARPSAQGEIR, encoded by the coding sequence GTGAGGAATTGGCTCATCCTCGCGGCCGCCATCGTGCTCGAAGTCACCGCGACGCTCGCGCTCCGGGCGGCCATCGAACAGCCGTGGTGGGCGATCCTGACCGTCGCCGGCTACGTCGGCGCCTTCGTCGCGCTCTCCCTCCTGCTGCGCCTCGGCGCGAAGATCGGGATCGTGTACGGCATCTGGGCGGCATCCGGTGTCGTGCTCACCGCGGTCATCGCCGCCGTCCTGTTCGGCGAACCGCTCACCCTGGCGATCGGCATCGGCATCGCCCTCGTCATCGGCGGCGTCCTGCTGGTCGAGACCGGACACGCCCGCCCCAGCGCCCAAGGAGAGATCCGATGA
- a CDS encoding DMT family transporter, translating into MTWLILAGAILTEVAATLSLRASEGLRKKRWIAPVALFYIAAFSLLTIALAEGMPVGIAYGIWAASGVALTAVGARVFFKERLTWRMTAGIALIAVGVLVIELGTHG; encoded by the coding sequence ATGACCTGGCTCATCCTCGCCGGCGCGATCCTGACCGAAGTCGCGGCCACGCTCTCGCTCCGCGCCTCCGAAGGGCTGCGGAAGAAGCGATGGATCGCCCCGGTCGCCCTCTTCTACATCGCCGCGTTCTCGCTGCTCACCATCGCTCTCGCAGAAGGGATGCCGGTCGGCATCGCGTATGGGATCTGGGCCGCGTCCGGCGTCGCGCTGACCGCCGTCGGCGCCCGGGTGTTCTTCAAGGAACGGCTCACCTGGCGGATGACGGCCGGGATCGCGCTCATTGCAGTCGGCGTTCTCGTGATCGAGCTCGGAACCCATGGCTGA
- a CDS encoding SRPBCC family protein has product MGVDVSTEAVIARPRHEVAEIACDPDQATSWYANILAVAWKTPGPLRIGTRLEFTAKFLGRRLVYTYEVVDHVPDERFVMRTADGPFPMETTYEFEDAADGATLMRLRNRGDPSGFAKVTAPFMERAMRSANEKDLRRLSSLLE; this is encoded by the coding sequence ATGGGCGTGGACGTGTCTACCGAGGCGGTCATCGCCCGGCCCCGACACGAGGTCGCCGAGATCGCGTGCGACCCCGATCAGGCGACGAGCTGGTACGCGAACATCCTGGCGGTCGCATGGAAGACCCCCGGGCCCCTCCGGATCGGCACCCGCCTCGAATTCACCGCGAAGTTCCTCGGACGGCGGCTCGTCTACACCTACGAAGTCGTCGACCACGTACCCGACGAGCGATTCGTCATGCGGACGGCAGACGGCCCGTTTCCCATGGAGACCACCTACGAATTCGAGGATGCCGCGGACGGCGCGACGCTCATGCGCCTGCGCAACCGTGGCGACCCCAGCGGCTTCGCCAAAGTCACCGCCCCCTTCATGGAACGCGCAATGCGTTCGGCCAACGAGAAGGACCTGCGCCGGCTCTCGTCGCTCCTCGAGTGA
- a CDS encoding DUF433 domain-containing protein yields the protein MDPLTTPLYSQSEVARILQLPQSTVARWMHGYTTTTGHEMPPLIDGVASGRGYHVPFLSLAEAYVIGFLKTQGLRTKVIRDSVEAVRRRYGMEYALASQRLKTDGADIMWEEIEGDEASPLSEVVHGQGVFREALGDRLRTITYGQRYAERIAIPLGDDVRMLLDPHQSFGQPTVAGTGVRVSDVLGRLRAGEPPGSIAYDYDLPEHTVHMLQPLAA from the coding sequence ATGGACCCGCTGACCACTCCTCTGTACTCACAGAGCGAGGTCGCGCGCATCCTCCAACTGCCGCAATCGACCGTCGCTCGGTGGATGCACGGCTACACCACGACCACCGGTCACGAGATGCCGCCGCTCATCGACGGCGTGGCGAGCGGCCGCGGCTACCACGTGCCGTTCCTCTCCCTCGCGGAGGCCTACGTCATCGGCTTCCTGAAGACGCAGGGGCTCCGCACGAAGGTGATTCGGGATTCGGTTGAGGCCGTCCGCCGCAGGTACGGCATGGAGTACGCCCTCGCCAGCCAGCGGCTGAAGACAGACGGTGCGGACATCATGTGGGAGGAGATCGAGGGCGACGAGGCGAGCCCGCTCTCTGAGGTTGTGCACGGCCAGGGCGTGTTCCGGGAAGCGCTGGGGGACCGTCTGCGCACCATCACCTACGGCCAGCGCTACGCAGAGCGCATCGCCATTCCGCTCGGGGACGACGTGCGGATGCTCCTCGACCCCCATCAGTCGTTTGGTCAGCCCACGGTGGCGGGTACGGGCGTGCGGGTGAGCGACGTGCTCGGACGCCTTCGGGCTGGAGAGCCGCCGGGGAGCATCGCGTACGACTACGACCTGCCGGAGCACACGGTGCACATGCTCCAGCCACTGGCGGCGTAG